One Gemmatimonadota bacterium DNA window includes the following coding sequences:
- a CDS encoding altronate dehydrogenase, which yields MATPAETVLQFGSGRFLRAFADLFIHEARQAGQDIGRIVVVQSTGTRRARLFNDQCGRYRIRVRGVRDGRRIDESVEVESVSRALSAAEDWEAVLAAGRDPATEYILSNTSETGYDVPESERLDGAPPVSFPGKLLAVLLARYEHGGAPVTIIPCELIDDNAGALCGLVRTLGRKRRLGDGFLGWLVEGVTWLHTLVDRITIEPPPGFPNPHGDGLLALTEPFAFWALEDRPGTAPFIEHPAITRTPDVRPYALRKVRVLNGAHTALVCRAMPLGIRTVREAVDHAETGPWLRELMLEEIVPALPDEVEDARSFAEDCIERFRNPFLDHRLESIAVDHRIKLKMRLAPTFEAYVEKFERKPPLLSALLT from the coding sequence ATGGCGACGCCGGCTGAAACGGTGCTCCAGTTCGGCAGCGGCCGGTTCCTCCGCGCCTTCGCCGACCTCTTCATCCACGAGGCCAGGCAGGCCGGGCAGGACATCGGCCGGATCGTCGTGGTCCAGTCCACGGGCACCCGGCGGGCCCGATTATTCAACGACCAGTGCGGCCGCTACCGGATCCGTGTACGGGGGGTCCGCGACGGCAGGAGGATCGACGAGTCCGTCGAGGTGGAGAGCGTTTCGAGGGCTTTGAGTGCCGCGGAGGACTGGGAAGCCGTACTGGCCGCGGGCCGCGACCCGGCCACGGAGTACATCCTCTCCAACACCTCGGAAACCGGGTACGACGTGCCGGAATCGGAGCGGCTGGACGGCGCGCCGCCGGTTTCCTTCCCCGGAAAGCTGCTCGCCGTGCTCCTGGCGCGTTATGAACACGGCGGCGCGCCGGTGACCATCATCCCCTGCGAACTGATCGACGACAACGCCGGGGCGTTGTGCGGGCTGGTCCGGACACTGGGGCGGAAGCGGCGTCTGGGCGACGGTTTTCTGGGCTGGCTGGTAGAAGGGGTGACCTGGCTGCATACGCTCGTGGACCGGATCACCATCGAGCCGCCGCCGGGGTTTCCCAATCCCCACGGCGACGGGCTGCTGGCGCTGACCGAACCCTTCGCCTTCTGGGCCCTGGAGGACCGTCCGGGCACCGCGCCGTTCATCGAGCATCCGGCCATTACTCGCACGCCGGACGTCCGTCCCTACGCGCTGCGCAAGGTCAGGGTGCTCAACGGCGCCCACACGGCGCTGGTCTGCCGGGCCATGCCGCTGGGCATCCGGACCGTCCGGGAGGCCGTCGACCATGCGGAAACGGGTCCCTGGCTGCGGGAACTGATGCTGGAGGAAATCGTCCCGGCGCTGCCGGACGAGGTGGAAGACGCCCGATCCTTCGCGGAGGACTGCATCGAACGATTCCGGAATCCTTTCCTGGACCACCGGCTCGAATCCATCGCGGTAGACCACCGGATCAAATTAAAGATGCGTCTGGCGCCAACCTTCGAAGCGTACGTCGAGAAGTTTGAACGCAAGCCGCCCCTGCTGTCCGCCCTGCTCACCTGA
- a CDS encoding zinc-binding alcohol dehydrogenase family protein, with protein MPTIVLEKPGRFVLENTPEPTPPGPGEVLVHIRRVGICGTDLHAFEGTQPFFDYPRILGHELGVEVVAAGREVTDIHPGDLCAVVPYMDCGNCVPCRMGKTNCCSNLDVLGVHVDGGMRDVLVLPAEKLLRSDVMSLEQLALVETLGIGAHAVDRAAIERGETVLLIGAGPIGLSVLTFALLAGARVVLLEISARRIEFCKRRYDLFEVISDTADVQSKLHALLGNDLPTAVFDATGHAGSMTQAHDYVANGGRLVYVGITGSRITFDGPAFHRREMTLLSSRNARTVDLQRVIGHIEAGRIDTSPWITHRADPEGMLMDFPSWLDPESGVVKAVLEMA; from the coding sequence ATGCCCACTATCGTTCTCGAAAAACCCGGCCGTTTCGTCCTGGAGAATACCCCCGAGCCCACGCCTCCGGGGCCCGGCGAGGTGCTGGTGCACATTCGCCGGGTCGGAATCTGCGGCACGGACCTGCACGCCTTCGAGGGTACGCAGCCCTTCTTCGACTACCCCCGCATCCTCGGGCACGAACTGGGGGTGGAAGTCGTCGCGGCCGGCCGGGAGGTGACGGACATCCATCCCGGCGACCTGTGCGCCGTCGTGCCCTACATGGACTGCGGGAACTGCGTGCCCTGCCGCATGGGCAAAACGAACTGCTGCTCGAATCTCGACGTCCTGGGCGTGCATGTGGACGGCGGCATGCGGGACGTCCTGGTGCTTCCGGCCGAAAAGCTGCTGCGTTCCGATGTCATGTCCCTCGAACAGCTGGCCCTGGTGGAAACCCTGGGCATCGGCGCCCACGCCGTGGACCGCGCCGCGATCGAAAGGGGCGAGACGGTCCTGCTCATCGGCGCCGGCCCCATCGGATTATCCGTGCTGACCTTCGCCCTCCTGGCCGGCGCGCGCGTGGTTTTGCTGGAGATCAGCGCGCGGCGCATCGAATTCTGCAAGCGTCGCTACGACCTCTTCGAGGTTATCTCCGACACCGCGGACGTGCAGTCGAAGCTGCACGCCCTCCTGGGCAACGATCTCCCGACGGCCGTCTTCGACGCCACCGGCCACGCCGGGTCCATGACGCAGGCCCACGACTACGTCGCCAACGGCGGACGCCTGGTCTACGTCGGCATCACCGGCTCGCGCATTACTTTCGACGGACCGGCCTTCCACCGGAGAGAGATGACCCTCCTCAGCAGCAGGAACGCCCGCACAGTCGACCTCCAGCGGGTCATCGGGCATATCGAAGCAGGACGGATCGACACCTCACCCTGGATTACGCACAGGGCCGATCCGGAAGGCATGCTGATGGATTTTCCCTCGTGGCTCGACCCGGAGAGCGGCGTGGTCAAGGCCGTACTGGAAATGGCTTGA
- a CDS encoding ferritin-like domain-containing protein — protein sequence MDKQTLIDNLNGDLAAELGAIIQFTIYAAKASGPYRPELAKFFQDEVADEQLHAQYLADKIVVLGGEPTTVPRPVKVSNSNRENLETMLEDERTIVERYVQRRSEAEEYGDYGLMVQLEDMIRDESSHAEEVERILRDWPL from the coding sequence ATGGACAAGCAGACCCTGATCGATAACCTGAACGGAGACCTGGCCGCCGAACTCGGCGCGATCATCCAGTTCACCATCTACGCGGCCAAGGCCAGCGGTCCTTATCGGCCCGAACTGGCCAAGTTCTTTCAGGACGAGGTTGCCGATGAGCAACTGCACGCCCAATACCTCGCCGACAAGATCGTGGTGCTGGGCGGCGAGCCCACGACCGTTCCCCGTCCCGTCAAGGTAAGCAATTCGAACCGCGAGAACCTGGAGACCATGCTTGAGGACGAACGCACGATCGTCGAGCGGTACGTCCAGCGGAGGTCCGAGGCCGAGGAGTACGGCGATTACGGCCTCATGGTCCAGCTGGAAGACATGATCCGGGACGAGAGCAGTCACGCCGAAGAAGTGGAACGCATCCTTCGGGACTGGCCCCTGTAA
- a CDS encoding glycerophosphodiester phosphodiesterase, with product MLRFIWKWFFRLAVAAVVILVAVLAYTSIISRPMPEHTFTDTDHLLAIAHRGGAGLWPENTLFAFQNAVRIGADALEFDVHATSDGELVVIHDATVDRTTDGAGRVDEMTWDALRELDAGYRWTADDGASFPFRGMGLRVPSLEEVLNALPDTRMIIELKDVSDAARVRFSEAIAQCSYPERKVIASFQSESVKYIRDNNPGIATSSTAGEVLGFWVLNSLRLGFAFVPGGETMQVPPSFQDRTLVSNRFVSGAHRHNMDVYVWTINEEAEMKRHVDHGVDGIITDYPDRLLQVLDRYPELREPDNGEGEAPTP from the coding sequence ATGCTTCGATTCATCTGGAAATGGTTTTTTCGGCTGGCCGTTGCAGCCGTGGTCATACTTGTCGCGGTCCTGGCATACACTTCGATTATATCCCGCCCCATGCCCGAGCATACATTCACGGATACGGACCATCTCCTGGCCATCGCTCACCGAGGCGGCGCGGGATTGTGGCCGGAAAACACGCTGTTTGCCTTTCAAAACGCAGTCAGAATCGGTGCGGACGCACTGGAATTCGACGTGCACGCCACGAGCGACGGTGAACTGGTGGTCATCCACGACGCCACGGTCGACCGTACGACCGACGGCGCGGGCCGGGTCGACGAGATGACCTGGGACGCACTGCGGGAACTGGACGCAGGTTACCGGTGGACCGCGGACGACGGCGCGAGCTTTCCGTTCCGGGGCATGGGTTTGCGGGTACCATCCCTGGAGGAGGTACTGAACGCACTCCCCGATACCCGGATGATCATCGAGCTGAAAGACGTGTCCGATGCCGCCAGGGTCCGTTTTTCCGAGGCAATCGCGCAGTGTTCGTACCCGGAACGGAAGGTCATCGCTTCCTTTCAGTCCGAGAGCGTCAAATACATTCGAGACAACAACCCGGGCATCGCGACATCGTCCACGGCCGGCGAGGTACTCGGCTTCTGGGTGCTGAACTCCCTGAGACTCGGGTTCGCCTTTGTTCCCGGGGGAGAGACGATGCAGGTACCGCCCAGTTTTCAGGATCGGACCCTGGTAAGCAACCGGTTCGTATCGGGCGCCCACCGGCACAACATGGACGTGTATGTCTGGACGATCAACGAGGAAGCGGAAATGAAACGCCATGTCGATCACGGCGTGGACGGCATCATTACGGACTATCCGGATCGTCTCCTGCAGGTACTGGACCGGTACCCGGAATTGCGGGAACCGGACAACGGGGAAGGAGAAGCGCCGACACCATGA
- a CDS encoding ABC transporter ATP-binding protein: MSEQPILSVRDLSKTYPSGGGTLTVLREIDFDLMPGDSLAIIGPSGSGKTTLLGLCAGLDRATTGSVSLNGIVLDDLDEDERARVRNRHVGFVFQNFQLIPTLTSLENVMVPAELRGEKAVYRRAEELLDRVGLADRTTHYPVQLSGGEQQRVAMARAFINRPALLFVDEPTGNLDADTAATVESLLFELNEESGTTLVTVTHNLELARRTRRIVRLSGGRMVEDYHPVHSDIPEAPSLSLTPDPQS, encoded by the coding sequence ATGAGCGAACAGCCTATCCTGTCGGTCCGGGACCTGAGCAAGACCTACCCGAGCGGCGGCGGGACGCTTACCGTTTTGCGGGAGATCGATTTCGACCTGATGCCGGGCGACTCCCTGGCGATTATCGGACCTTCCGGCAGCGGGAAAACGACGCTGCTTGGCCTCTGCGCCGGCCTGGACCGGGCGACTACGGGATCCGTTTCACTGAACGGCATCGTGCTGGACGATCTCGATGAAGATGAACGGGCCCGCGTACGCAACCGTCACGTGGGCTTTGTATTCCAGAATTTCCAGCTCATCCCTACCCTTACCAGCCTCGAGAACGTCATGGTCCCGGCCGAACTGCGCGGCGAAAAGGCGGTCTACCGCCGGGCGGAGGAACTCCTGGACCGCGTGGGGCTGGCGGACCGGACCACCCACTACCCGGTGCAGTTGTCCGGGGGCGAACAGCAGCGGGTCGCCATGGCCAGGGCCTTCATCAACCGTCCGGCGCTGCTCTTCGTGGACGAACCCACGGGCAATCTCGACGCCGATACGGCCGCTACCGTGGAAAGCCTGCTGTTTGAACTGAACGAGGAATCCGGGACGACCCTGGTCACCGTGACCCACAACCTCGAGCTGGCGCGGAGGACCCGCCGCATCGTCCGGTTGAGCGGGGGCCGCATGGTCGAAGACTACCATCCTGTGCATTCCGATATCCCGGAAGCGCCGTCCCTTTCCCTTACCCCCGATCCTCAGTCATGA
- a CDS encoding FtsX-like permease family protein — protein sequence MSGPPASDKTPVRAGWLLSMAWRDSRTYRRRLLLYMSSIILGTAALVSIRTLGDSMAAAIDVEAKALLGADLDINTRTAFSDSAEVFLRNLGGEQSRQSSFVSMVSFPRTDSSRLSNVRALEGAFPYYGVLETVPAAAAQSFKTDGTALVDDNLMIQHGVEVGDSIRVGMRTLEISGRLVSIPGETAAMSTIGPRIYIPMSELESTGLIQPGSRVTYRALFRFDDGVDADELAATYGADTAARWGMDWDTVRDRQAGLERSLGNLYRFLNLSGFIALILGSVGVASAIHTYVRRKRGTIAVLRCLGAEGRHTFAVYVIQAMAIGVIGSAIGAAVGYLVLGVLPMLIQDFVPFELVVGFTWLPLLQGMGLGLLMALLFALLPLLAIRDISPLLTLRSSVETTRRGNADPRRIVLIAVLVAGVVLFGISQTRVWLQGVGFAGGLICAFLLLTLVARSLITLARRIVPATWPYVWRQGLANLFRPDNQTVTMVVALGLGAFLITTLYLLQYSLVGHISQVGGDRQSNLVLFDIQPGQREDILASMRQNGLPVMQQTPVVSMRLAGLKGRTIAEVMADTTERVSRWPLRREYRSTYRAHLEDAETLLEGSLQPRADAGGDSVLVSVEKGIADRLGLSIGDEVVFDVQGVPVKTTVGSVRAVDWQRMQPNFFMVFPEGVLEEAPQFHVVVTRIDDPQVSARFQRETVSRFPNVSLIDLSLILNTLNDILGKVSLIVRFMALFSVFTGVIVLVGVVTNSRYQRMQESVLLKTLGGSRNQILKIMTIEYLFLGAIGALTGVVLAFTATWILAVFVFNISYVPAYFPVLAVVGGIASITILVGMAASAGIYRQSPLEVLRAEI from the coding sequence ATGAGCGGTCCTCCCGCATCTGATAAGACGCCGGTACGGGCAGGCTGGCTGCTCAGCATGGCCTGGAGGGACAGCCGGACCTACCGGCGCCGCCTGCTCCTTTACATGTCGTCCATCATCCTGGGCACCGCCGCCCTGGTCTCAATCCGTACCCTGGGCGATAGCATGGCGGCCGCGATCGACGTGGAGGCCAAGGCCCTGCTCGGCGCCGACCTAGACATTAACACCCGGACAGCCTTCTCGGATTCGGCCGAAGTCTTTCTCCGGAACCTGGGCGGCGAGCAGTCGCGCCAATCCAGTTTCGTCTCCATGGTCTCCTTCCCCCGGACGGACTCGTCACGCCTGTCGAACGTACGGGCACTCGAGGGCGCGTTCCCCTATTACGGCGTGCTGGAAACGGTCCCCGCCGCCGCCGCGCAATCGTTCAAGACGGACGGCACGGCCCTCGTGGACGACAACCTGATGATCCAGCACGGCGTGGAGGTGGGCGACTCGATCCGCGTCGGGATGCGCACGCTCGAGATCTCCGGCCGCCTGGTGAGCATACCGGGCGAAACCGCGGCCATGAGCACGATCGGTCCCCGGATCTACATCCCCATGTCGGAACTCGAATCCACGGGGTTGATCCAGCCGGGCAGCCGTGTCACCTACCGGGCCCTGTTCCGGTTCGACGACGGTGTGGATGCGGATGAACTCGCGGCAACCTACGGCGCGGACACCGCGGCCAGGTGGGGGATGGACTGGGACACCGTGAGGGACCGCCAGGCGGGCCTGGAACGGTCCCTGGGCAATCTCTACCGGTTTCTCAACCTGAGCGGGTTCATCGCCCTGATCCTCGGAAGCGTTGGGGTCGCCAGCGCCATTCACACCTACGTACGGCGAAAACGGGGCACTATTGCCGTGCTGCGCTGCCTGGGCGCCGAGGGGCGGCACACTTTCGCGGTGTACGTTATCCAGGCCATGGCCATTGGCGTGATCGGTTCCGCCATCGGCGCCGCCGTCGGATATCTCGTCCTCGGTGTACTGCCCATGCTGATCCAGGACTTCGTTCCCTTCGAACTGGTGGTGGGGTTTACCTGGCTTCCGCTGCTCCAGGGCATGGGTCTCGGGCTGCTCATGGCGTTGTTGTTCGCCCTCCTGCCGCTCCTTGCGATCAGGGACATTTCTCCCCTGCTCACGCTGCGCTCCTCCGTTGAAACAACACGGCGCGGCAACGCGGATCCGCGGCGCATTGTACTGATCGCCGTACTCGTGGCCGGCGTCGTGCTCTTCGGCATCAGCCAGACCCGGGTTTGGCTGCAGGGCGTGGGATTCGCGGGGGGACTGATCTGCGCCTTCCTGCTGCTGACGCTGGTCGCCCGGAGCCTGATCACGTTGGCCCGGCGCATCGTGCCGGCTACGTGGCCCTATGTCTGGCGGCAGGGCCTGGCCAATCTCTTCCGCCCGGACAACCAGACCGTCACTATGGTCGTCGCGCTCGGGCTGGGCGCCTTCCTGATCACGACGCTGTACCTCCTGCAGTACTCCCTCGTGGGACACATTTCCCAGGTCGGTGGCGACCGGCAGTCGAACCTGGTGCTCTTCGACATACAACCCGGCCAGCGGGAGGATATCCTGGCGTCGATGCGCCAAAACGGACTGCCGGTCATGCAGCAGACGCCGGTGGTAAGCATGCGGCTGGCGGGCCTGAAAGGGCGGACGATCGCGGAGGTGATGGCAGATACGACGGAAAGGGTATCGCGCTGGCCGTTGCGCCGGGAATACCGTTCGACCTACCGGGCCCACCTGGAAGACGCGGAAACGCTCCTGGAAGGGTCGCTGCAGCCCCGCGCCGACGCCGGTGGGGATTCCGTCCTCGTATCCGTGGAAAAAGGCATCGCCGACCGCCTGGGGCTGAGTATCGGCGACGAGGTCGTGTTCGACGTGCAAGGCGTGCCGGTGAAGACCACCGTTGGGAGCGTGCGCGCCGTCGACTGGCAGCGGATGCAGCCCAACTTCTTCATGGTCTTCCCGGAGGGCGTCCTGGAAGAGGCGCCCCAGTTCCACGTGGTCGTGACCCGGATCGACGATCCGCAGGTCTCGGCGCGCTTTCAGCGTGAAACGGTGAGCCGGTTTCCCAACGTCTCCTTGATCGACCTGAGCCTCATCCTGAATACCCTCAACGACATACTCGGCAAGGTCTCCCTCATCGTCCGTTTCATGGCGCTGTTCAGCGTATTCACCGGCGTCATCGTCCTGGTGGGCGTCGTGACCAACAGCCGTTACCAGCGGATGCAGGAAAGCGTACTCCTGAAGACCCTCGGCGGCTCTCGGAACCAGATTCTGAAGATCATGACGATCGAGTACCTGTTCCTCGGCGCGATCGGCGCGTTGACGGGGGTCGTGCTGGCCTTTACCGCCACGTGGATCCTGGCCGTCTTCGTATTCAACATCTCCTACGTGCCGGCCTACTTCCCCGTGCTGGCCGTGGTCGGTGGGATCGCGTCGATCACCATCCTGGTGGGCATGGCCGCCAGCGCCGGCATCTACCGCCAGTCCCCGCTGGAAGTGCTTCGGGCGGAAATCTAG
- a CDS encoding arylesterase, with protein sequence MRRRVPTLLLPAIWLLPLIWLLPVAAADSGHDASGEGAPMTVLFYGNSLTAGFGVDPDKAFPQLVQMKIDGLGWPFKVINGGVGGETTAGGLSRIDWVLQNRPDVFILELGGNDGLRGVDPSVTRRNLRAIIQRVRERYPATKIILAGMQAPPNMGQRFVTEFREIYPELAQSERVSLIPFILEGVGGIPELNQPDGIHPTAEGHAIMAELVWKALEPVLKELLP encoded by the coding sequence ATGCGTAGACGAGTGCCCACCCTTCTGCTCCCTGCGATCTGGCTGCTCCCCCTGATCTGGCTGCTCCCCGTCGCCGCGGCGGACAGCGGGCATGACGCGTCGGGTGAAGGGGCGCCGATGACCGTGCTGTTCTATGGCAACAGCCTTACGGCGGGGTTCGGGGTCGATCCCGACAAGGCGTTTCCGCAACTCGTGCAGATGAAGATCGACGGGCTCGGCTGGCCGTTCAAGGTGATCAACGGCGGCGTGGGCGGGGAGACCACGGCGGGTGGCCTGAGCCGTATCGACTGGGTGCTGCAGAACCGTCCGGACGTGTTCATCCTCGAGCTCGGCGGGAACGACGGGCTTCGAGGCGTCGATCCCAGCGTCACCCGCCGGAACCTGCGGGCCATCATCCAGCGCGTCCGGGAGCGGTATCCAGCGACGAAGATCATACTCGCCGGCATGCAGGCGCCGCCCAATATGGGCCAGCGCTTTGTGACCGAGTTCAGGGAGATCTACCCGGAGCTGGCGCAATCGGAGCGTGTCTCGCTGATCCCCTTCATTCTCGAGGGTGTCGGCGGCATACCGGAGTTGAATCAGCCGGATGGCATCCATCCGACCGCGGAAGGGCACGCGATCATGGCCGAGTTGGTCTGGAAGGCGCTCGAGCCGGTTCTGAAGGAGCTTCTGCCCTGA
- the kynU gene encoding kynureninase has protein sequence MDFDTSLEYARKLDHRDDLGGFRDRFLIDDPDLIYLDGNSLGRVPKEAISLMDRLIRHQWGNRLIRAWNDEWMGLSRRIGGKLAGLIGARPDEVIIADSTSVNLFKLIAGALKERPGRRRIVTDSVNFPSDIYILKAVADLLDPAYELVVLPVDNGFAVSEEALDRAIDDDTALVLLSHVMYKSSYMYDMARITEIAHGRDAMILWDLSHSAGVVPMACHDLGIELAVGSTYKYLNGGPGAPAFLYVREDLQARLDNPISGWFGHRKQFYFDTEFEPASGIDRYLTGTPSVLSLAMIEPGVDLALEAGVEPARAKSLSQSEYLVALWASELAPLGFTLNSPRNGARRGSHVSFGHTEGYRIDQAIREERQVISDFRMPDNIRLGIAPLYTTYEELHTAVHALREVVQSGSFRQYSAVIKGVT, from the coding sequence TTGGATTTCGACACGTCGCTCGAGTACGCGCGAAAACTGGACCACCGCGATGACCTGGGCGGGTTCCGGGATCGCTTTCTGATCGACGACCCCGATCTGATATACCTGGACGGCAATTCCCTCGGGCGGGTTCCCAAGGAAGCCATCTCCCTGATGGACCGGCTGATCCGACACCAGTGGGGAAACCGGCTCATTCGGGCCTGGAATGACGAATGGATGGGGCTTTCGAGGCGTATCGGCGGCAAGCTGGCCGGCCTGATCGGCGCCCGGCCCGACGAGGTAATCATCGCCGACTCGACGTCGGTCAACCTCTTCAAGCTGATTGCCGGTGCGCTGAAGGAGCGGCCCGGGCGGCGCCGAATCGTAACCGACAGCGTGAACTTCCCGTCCGACATCTATATCCTGAAGGCCGTGGCGGACCTGCTCGATCCCGCGTACGAACTGGTCGTACTCCCCGTGGACAATGGCTTTGCCGTGTCCGAGGAGGCCCTCGACCGGGCCATCGACGACGATACGGCCCTGGTGCTCCTCTCCCACGTCATGTATAAGTCCAGTTACATGTACGACATGGCGCGGATCACCGAGATCGCCCACGGCCGGGACGCGATGATCCTGTGGGACCTGAGTCATTCCGCCGGTGTCGTGCCCATGGCATGCCACGACCTGGGCATCGAACTGGCGGTGGGTTCCACGTACAAGTACCTGAACGGCGGCCCGGGAGCTCCGGCGTTCCTTTACGTCCGCGAGGACCTGCAGGCCAGGCTGGACAATCCGATTTCAGGCTGGTTCGGCCACCGTAAGCAGTTCTATTTCGATACCGAATTCGAACCGGCGTCCGGCATCGACCGTTATTTGACGGGCACGCCGTCCGTCCTTTCCCTGGCCATGATCGAACCCGGCGTGGATCTCGCGCTCGAAGCCGGCGTGGAGCCCGCGCGCGCCAAGTCGCTGAGCCAGTCCGAGTACCTGGTCGCCCTCTGGGCGTCTGAACTGGCGCCCCTCGGATTCACGCTGAATTCGCCCCGGAACGGCGCACGGCGGGGGTCGCACGTCTCCTTCGGCCATACCGAGGGATATCGCATCGACCAGGCGATCCGGGAGGAAAGACAGGTGATTTCCGATTTCCGCATGCCCGACAACATCAGGCTGGGCATCGCTCCGCTTTACACGACCTATGAAGAACTGCACACGGCCGTGCACGCGCTGCGCGAGGTCGTGCAGTCCGGTTCATTCCGGCAGTACAGCGCCGTCATCAAGGGAGTTACCTGA
- a CDS encoding iron-containing alcohol dehydrogenase: protein MPAVQRRHQGSYLTVNGPVQINIPSIIFNGAGAFDEAAPQAARAGLKNVLVVSDPYLVEQGLPTRMVNQCRQAGIGACVYGDVTPEPTDVNVEEGLALLNENGCDGVIAVGGGSSIDAGKAIAVMAANDGPLSAYAGYHRIPRPGMPLFAIPTTAGTGSEMTRVTVITDTRRNVKMMILDAHLLPAAAFVDYTLTLSMPRPLTANVGVDTLTHGIEAYVSRKNGTITDTLALSCVDLVGRHLVRAWKHPGDHEARSGMMEAASLGGMAFANSSVCLVHGMSRPLGAVFHLPHGLSNSVLLPAVTRFSAPAAPERYAVLARKLGWAQEEDDTSAACELLIDGLQKLNDTVEIPGLRDCGISKEALTGALDKMADDALASGSPQNNPRVPTAEEIKSLYLEAY from the coding sequence ATTCCGGCAGTACAGCGCCGTCATCAAGGGAGTTACCTGACGGTGAACGGTCCCGTGCAGATCAATATCCCTTCCATCATCTTCAATGGTGCGGGCGCATTCGACGAAGCGGCCCCCCAGGCCGCCCGCGCCGGACTTAAAAACGTGCTGGTAGTCTCCGATCCCTACCTCGTCGAACAGGGCCTGCCCACCCGCATGGTGAACCAGTGCCGCCAGGCGGGCATAGGAGCCTGTGTCTACGGCGACGTAACCCCCGAGCCCACGGACGTGAACGTCGAGGAAGGGCTTGCCCTGCTCAACGAAAACGGCTGCGACGGCGTCATCGCGGTCGGCGGCGGCAGCAGCATCGACGCGGGGAAAGCCATCGCGGTCATGGCCGCCAACGACGGACCCCTGTCCGCATACGCGGGCTATCACCGGATTCCTCGGCCTGGCATGCCGCTGTTCGCCATTCCCACGACGGCCGGGACGGGCAGCGAAATGACCCGGGTGACGGTCATAACGGATACGCGGCGCAACGTGAAGATGATGATCCTGGATGCCCATCTGCTGCCCGCGGCGGCCTTCGTCGACTACACGCTGACCCTGTCTATGCCCCGTCCGCTAACGGCCAACGTCGGCGTGGACACGCTGACCCACGGTATCGAAGCCTATGTATCGCGCAAGAACGGCACCATAACGGACACGCTCGCCCTTTCCTGCGTCGACCTCGTCGGCAGGCACCTGGTGCGGGCCTGGAAGCATCCCGGCGACCACGAAGCCCGCAGCGGCATGATGGAAGCCGCCTCCCTGGGCGGCATGGCCTTCGCCAACAGCTCCGTCTGCCTCGTGCACGGCATGAGCAGGCCCCTCGGCGCGGTCTTCCATTTGCCCCACGGCCTCAGCAATTCCGTGCTGCTGCCGGCCGTCACCCGGTTCAGCGCACCGGCGGCGCCTGAGCGGTACGCGGTACTGGCTCGGAAGCTCGGCTGGGCGCAAGAGGAGGACGATACGTCCGCCGCCTGTGAACTGCTCATCGATGGCCTGCAGAAACTCAACGACACCGTCGAAATACCCGGATTGAGGGACTGCGGAATCTCCAAAGAGGCCCTGACCGGCGCGCTGGACAAGATGGCCGACGACGCCCTCGCTTCGGGGAGCCCGCAGAACAATCCGCGCGTGCCCACGGCCGAAGAAATCAAATCGCTTTACCTGGAAGCCTACTGA